In the genome of Bacteroidales bacterium, one region contains:
- a CDS encoding acyl carrier protein yields the protein MSDIASRVKAIIVDKLGVDENEVTPEASFTNDLGADSLDTVELIMEFEKEFNIAIPDDQAEKIGTVGDAIKYIEDNTK from the coding sequence ATGTCAGACATTGCATCGAGAGTAAAAGCTATCATCGTTGATAAGCTGGGTGTTGACGAGAACGAAGTAACACCCGAAGCCAGTTTCACCAATGATCTTGGTGCTGATTCGCTGGATACTGTTGAGTTGATCATGGAATTTGAAAAGGAGTTCAATATTGCCATTCCTGACGATCAGGCAGAAAAGATCGGTACGGTTGGCGATGCGATCAAGTACATTGAGGATAATACCAAATAA
- the fabF gene encoding beta-ketoacyl-ACP synthase II, translating into MELKRVVVTGLGSLTPLGNNVSDYWNGLVSGVSGAELITRFDTSKFKTKFACPLKGYDPLHYFDRKEVRKYDPFTQYGLVTADEAVRDSGLDLEKIDSNRVGVIWGSGIGGLETFLEEIVAYGRGDGTPRFSPFFIPKMIVDITAGHISIKYGFRGPNFTTVSACASSANALVDAMNYIRLGKADVFVTGGSEAAINDAGVGGFNAMHAISTRNDDPKTASRPFDKDRDGFVIGEGGGALIFEERQHALKRGARIYAEVIGGGLSGDAYHMTSPHPEGLGAYLCMKTALEDAGIKPEEIDHINTHGTSTPLNDVTESKGISKLFGEHACKISINSTKSMTGHLLGAAGAVEAIAAILAIYHDIVPPTINHFTDDPDIDNKLDFTYHTAVKRAIHTALSNTFGFGGHNVSIVFRKHQD; encoded by the coding sequence ATGGAATTAAAACGAGTCGTAGTAACCGGACTTGGCTCACTAACCCCGCTAGGCAATAACGTTTCGGACTACTGGAACGGATTGGTCAGCGGGGTTAGTGGTGCTGAGCTGATTACCCGTTTTGACACGTCGAAATTCAAGACCAAATTTGCCTGTCCGCTGAAAGGCTATGATCCGTTGCACTATTTTGACCGTAAAGAGGTCAGAAAGTATGATCCGTTTACCCAGTATGGACTGGTAACGGCCGACGAGGCGGTCAGGGATTCGGGTCTGGATCTGGAGAAAATTGACTCCAACCGTGTCGGGGTGATCTGGGGTTCAGGGATCGGGGGGCTGGAAACATTCCTGGAAGAGATCGTAGCTTATGGAAGAGGGGATGGTACGCCGCGTTTCAGTCCGTTCTTTATCCCCAAGATGATCGTCGACATCACTGCCGGACATATTTCCATTAAATATGGATTCAGGGGTCCCAATTTTACGACTGTTTCGGCCTGCGCTTCTTCGGCCAATGCCTTGGTGGATGCCATGAATTACATCCGGCTCGGCAAAGCCGATGTGTTTGTCACAGGCGGGAGTGAGGCGGCCATCAATGACGCAGGGGTCGGTGGATTCAATGCGATGCATGCCATATCCACACGAAATGATGATCCGAAGACTGCTTCCAGGCCTTTTGATAAGGACCGGGATGGATTTGTCATCGGGGAAGGAGGCGGAGCGCTGATTTTCGAAGAGCGGCAACATGCCCTGAAACGGGGGGCCCGGATCTATGCCGAAGTCATCGGTGGCGGACTTTCCGGGGATGCTTACCACATGACCTCTCCCCATCCGGAAGGACTGGGGGCATATCTTTGCATGAAAACTGCCCTGGAGGATGCCGGAATAAAACCTGAGGAGATCGACCATATCAATACCCATGGCACCTCCACACCCCTGAATGATGTCACTGAATCCAAGGGAATCAGCAAACTCTTTGGAGAGCACGCCTGCAAGATCAGTATCAATTCCACCAAATCCATGACCGGACACCTTCTGGGAGCTGCTGGTGCCGTTGAGGCGATTGCGGCCATCCTGGCCATCTATCATGATATTGTACCCCCTACCATCAACCATTTTACGGATGATCCTGATATTGACAACAAGCTGGATTTCACCTACCATACTGCGGTGAAAAGAGCGATCCACACTGCGCTGAGCAATACGTTCGGCTTTGGTGGACACAATGTTTCGATCGTTTTCAGGAAACATCAGGATTAA
- the rnc gene encoding ribonuclease III, producing the protein MKKLKPVKVYLSEEKDLYDAIYSIFGYYPGNIFLYKLAFRPRSAAVELFNGKKISNERLEFLGDAVLSLVVADYLFKKFPFKDEGFLTEMRSKMVSRAQLNSLSVNLGLDHLIETSHAGSTQSRSMMGDVLEAFLGAIYLDKGYEFSYKIIVSHIIKYHMDINELETQDLNFKSKLLEWTQKSKKVLEFRVIEEAGSKHRKHYLVEAVIDQTVLGKGGGPSIKAAEQNAAEEACNHIFQDDPVFQDE; encoded by the coding sequence TTGAAGAAGCTCAAACCTGTAAAAGTTTATCTTTCCGAGGAAAAAGACCTTTACGACGCCATTTATTCCATCTTTGGCTATTACCCGGGTAACATTTTTCTCTATAAACTTGCTTTTCGCCCAAGATCTGCGGCCGTCGAGCTTTTTAACGGCAAAAAGATCAGCAATGAACGGCTGGAATTCCTGGGTGATGCGGTCCTCAGTCTTGTAGTGGCCGATTATCTCTTTAAGAAATTCCCTTTCAAGGATGAAGGATTTCTGACCGAAATGCGATCGAAGATGGTCAGCCGGGCCCAGCTCAACTCCCTTTCCGTGAACCTGGGACTGGACCACCTGATTGAAACCAGCCATGCAGGATCAACACAGTCCAGGTCCATGATGGGTGACGTACTGGAAGCCTTCCTGGGAGCAATCTACCTGGATAAAGGATATGAATTTTCCTATAAAATCATTGTATCCCATATCATTAAATACCATATGGATATCAATGAGCTGGAAACCCAGGACCTGAACTTCAAAAGCAAACTCCTCGAATGGACACAGAAATCGAAGAAAGTACTGGAATTTCGTGTAATCGAAGAAGCAGGCTCCAAGCATCGTAAACATTATCTGGTTGAAGCAGTGATTGATCAGACCGTCTTAGGTAAGGGCGGAGGACCCTCGATCAAAGCAGCGGAGCAAAACGCCGCCGAGGAAGCCTGCAACCATATTTTCCAGGATGATCCGGTTTTTCAGGACGAGTAA
- a CDS encoding IPExxxVDY family protein encodes MAKKYNLELTRQKHWPVFIGIACRSKDYQLCFHINKKLDLHLRKLPDFGIVFPGKFESCSYSLYRHQDTNRRLDYLLLSNHHPDSKLIPEFKQTDYFLMVSGETTAAETERLIHALRSVPGVLLAYYLDLSKTKQMDVILADLELHLLETDKKG; translated from the coding sequence ATGGCAAAAAAATACAATCTGGAACTGACGCGGCAGAAGCACTGGCCCGTATTCATTGGGATCGCCTGCCGGTCGAAAGATTATCAGCTTTGTTTTCACATCAACAAAAAGCTGGATCTGCACTTAAGGAAATTGCCGGATTTCGGGATCGTCTTTCCCGGTAAATTTGAATCCTGCTCATACTCACTGTATCGCCATCAGGACACCAACCGCCGTCTTGATTATTTGCTTTTATCCAATCATCACCCTGATTCCAAGCTGATCCCCGAATTCAAGCAAACCGATTATTTCCTGATGGTTAGCGGTGAGACCACCGCTGCGGAGACCGAGAGGCTCATTCATGCCCTCCGGTCAGTGCCGGGTGTTTTGCTGGCCTATTACCTTGACCTGAGCAAAACAAAACAGATGGATGTGATCCTTGCCGATCTGGAGCTCCACCTTCTGGAAACCGATAAAAAAGGCTGA
- a CDS encoding S46 family peptidase, with protein MKRIFLTILLLSFLHSPSLRADEGMWLPLLIDRLNYVDMQEMGLRLTADEIYSVNHSSLKDAIIIFGRGCTGEIISEQGLILTNHHCGYGAIQSHSSVEHDYLTDGFWAGSFEEELPNEGLTAQFLIRIEDVTSRVLGSLEEQMTEAGREEAIRKVSREIEAEAAAGTHYNASVRSFYFGNEFYLFVYETFTDIRFVGAPPSSIGKFGADTDNWMWPRHTGDFSLFRVYAGPDGKPAPYSKDNIPLKPKHYLPISIGGVQKGDFAMILGYPGGTDRYLPSFGVETAIDQNNPSIVKIRRQKLDILREAMDSDPAIRIQYASKYAGTSNYWKYYIGQTKGLKRLKVADDKRAAEAAFQMWIATSPDLEARYGTILGDMEKAYGVLKPYDLFRFYSSEGILRGCEILGFSRNFSDLYRELLKKEADQKKIDQLIASLKNQSKRYFKDYNAPTDQKLLSAMLSLFYNDVPASFHPPVIEAIHAKYKGDFCSYAARTFEKSIFADQQKVMDFLDKPSARILEKDPVFSFIQQFMDYYRAKMSEVEDQNTLLAKSRRLYMEGLLAMQKDRTFYPDANFTMRLTYGQILDYYPADAVHYDFRTSLDGVIEKEDPSNWEFVVPEKLKDLWARSDFGPYGENGEMYTCFTSNHDITGGNSGSPVINGSGELIGLAFDGNWEAMSGDIAFEPELQRTISVDIRYVLFIIDKYAGADRILAEMTIRKPDQQAAPVRVKTPVQPSVPVPVEQ; from the coding sequence ATGAAACGTATTTTCCTGACCATTCTGCTACTTTCATTTCTTCACAGCCCCTCTCTTCGTGCTGATGAGGGTATGTGGCTTCCCCTGCTGATCGATCGCCTTAATTATGTTGATATGCAGGAAATGGGGCTCAGGCTGACTGCTGACGAAATCTACAGTGTAAACCATTCCAGCCTCAAGGATGCCATCATCATTTTCGGGCGGGGATGCACCGGTGAGATCATTTCGGAGCAGGGTCTGATCCTGACAAACCATCACTGTGGATATGGTGCCATCCAGTCGCACAGTTCCGTTGAGCATGATTATCTCACCGATGGCTTCTGGGCAGGCTCCTTCGAAGAAGAGCTTCCCAATGAAGGCCTTACCGCCCAGTTCCTGATCAGGATCGAAGATGTGACCTCTCGTGTGCTGGGCAGTCTGGAGGAGCAGATGACCGAGGCCGGCCGTGAAGAAGCTATCCGGAAAGTCTCCAGGGAGATCGAAGCGGAGGCTGCTGCCGGAACCCACTACAATGCCTCTGTCAGAAGCTTCTATTTCGGGAATGAATTCTACCTGTTCGTCTATGAGACCTTTACCGATATACGGTTTGTCGGGGCGCCCCCTTCCTCCATCGGCAAATTCGGGGCCGATACCGATAACTGGATGTGGCCGCGGCATACAGGGGATTTCTCCCTGTTCAGGGTGTACGCGGGCCCCGATGGAAAACCTGCACCTTATTCCAAAGACAATATCCCCCTGAAACCCAAACATTATTTACCCATTTCCATCGGTGGCGTTCAAAAGGGCGATTTTGCCATGATCCTGGGATACCCCGGAGGTACCGACCGGTATCTGCCATCCTTTGGAGTTGAGACCGCCATTGACCAGAACAACCCTTCCATCGTGAAGATCCGGCGGCAGAAACTGGATATCCTGCGGGAAGCGATGGACTCTGATCCGGCCATCCGGATCCAGTACGCCAGTAAATATGCCGGCACCTCCAACTACTGGAAATACTACATTGGACAGACCAAAGGATTGAAACGGCTGAAGGTGGCTGATGACAAAAGAGCGGCGGAAGCCGCCTTCCAAATGTGGATTGCCACCTCTCCCGATCTGGAAGCGCGTTATGGAACTATCCTGGGGGATATGGAAAAAGCCTACGGAGTCCTCAAACCGTATGACCTTTTCAGGTTCTATTCCAGCGAAGGCATCCTCAGGGGCTGTGAGATCTTAGGCTTCTCCCGGAATTTTTCAGATCTCTACAGGGAGCTGTTGAAAAAGGAAGCAGATCAGAAAAAAATTGACCAGCTGATTGCCTCTCTGAAAAATCAAAGCAAACGGTATTTCAAGGATTACAACGCCCCTACGGACCAAAAACTGCTGTCGGCCATGCTGAGTCTTTTTTATAACGACGTTCCGGCATCCTTCCATCCGCCCGTGATCGAAGCCATTCATGCCAAATACAAGGGTGATTTTTGCAGCTACGCAGCCAGGACATTTGAAAAATCCATCTTTGCCGACCAGCAAAAGGTTATGGACTTTTTGGATAAACCCAGTGCCAGGATCCTGGAGAAAGACCCGGTTTTTTCTTTCATCCAGCAATTCATGGATTACTACCGGGCGAAAATGTCGGAGGTGGAGGATCAAAACACCCTGCTGGCAAAATCACGCCGGCTTTACATGGAAGGACTGCTGGCAATGCAAAAAGACAGGACCTTTTACCCGGATGCCAATTTTACGATGCGCCTTACCTACGGACAAATCCTGGATTACTACCCGGCCGATGCGGTGCATTACGACTTCAGAACCAGTCTCGACGGAGTAATAGAAAAGGAAGATCCATCCAACTGGGAATTTGTGGTTCCTGAAAAATTGAAAGACCTTTGGGCCAGGAGTGATTTCGGACCTTACGGCGAAAACGGCGAAATGTACACTTGTTTTACGTCGAACCACGATATTACAGGGGGAAATTCAGGCTCTCCGGTCATCAATGGCAGCGGAGAGCTGATCGGGCTGGCTTTCGACGGCAACTGGGAAGCCATGAGCGGTGATATTGCCTTTGAACCCGAACTGCAAAGAACCATCAGCGTCGACATCCGCTATGTGTTGTTCATCATTGATAAATATGCAGGAGCTGACAGGATCCTTGCCGAAATGACCATACGGAAACCTGATCAGCAGGCGGCACCTGTCAGGGTTAAAACTCCGGTGCAGCCATCCGTGCCGGTGCCTGTTGAACAGTAA
- a CDS encoding mannose-1-phosphate guanylyltransferase, translated as MNENYFCVIMAGGIGSRFWPVSKLSHPKQFIDILGTGKTLLQQTFERFEKICLKQNIFIVTSELYKELVVSQIPGIEESQVLCEPARRNTAPCVAYANYRIKKRNPHATIVVAPSDHIILKEDSFLDIIQSALAAAEKNPWLITLGIKPHRPDTGYGYIQFVESIPYPADLRMKRVKTFTEKPEIEMARFFLQSGEFLWNSGIFVWSLNSILDAFHLYLEEVDSIFRQGTAVYGTPGETEFIRKAYAICKSISIDYGIMEKAENVFVLASDFGWSDLGTWGSLYEQRPKDEQGNSVIGDQVMTYDTKNCVIHMPSDKLAVIQGLEDYIVVESEGILLICRKSDEQMIRQFVNDVRENKGEKYF; from the coding sequence ATGAACGAAAATTACTTTTGTGTCATCATGGCTGGCGGGATCGGTTCGAGATTCTGGCCGGTCAGCAAACTTTCCCACCCGAAGCAGTTCATCGATATCCTGGGTACCGGGAAAACCTTGCTTCAACAGACCTTTGAACGTTTTGAGAAGATCTGCCTGAAGCAGAACATCTTCATCGTTACCAGTGAACTGTATAAGGAGCTGGTCGTATCACAAATACCGGGTATAGAGGAATCCCAGGTATTGTGTGAACCTGCACGGAGAAACACAGCGCCCTGTGTTGCCTACGCCAACTACCGGATCAAAAAGCGCAATCCGCATGCTACGATCGTTGTGGCACCCTCAGACCATATCATTTTAAAGGAAGATAGTTTTCTTGACATCATTCAATCGGCCCTTGCCGCCGCTGAAAAAAATCCCTGGCTGATCACCCTGGGTATCAAACCCCACCGGCCCGATACCGGCTACGGATACATCCAGTTTGTTGAATCCATTCCGTATCCTGCTGACTTAAGGATGAAACGGGTCAAGACCTTCACGGAAAAACCCGAGATCGAGATGGCGAGGTTCTTCCTTCAGAGCGGTGAGTTTCTTTGGAACTCGGGGATCTTTGTCTGGTCGCTGAACAGCATCCTGGATGCTTTTCACCTGTACCTGGAGGAAGTGGACTCCATCTTCAGGCAAGGGACAGCTGTCTATGGTACGCCCGGTGAAACGGAATTTATCCGGAAGGCCTATGCGATCTGTAAAAGCATCAGCATCGACTACGGGATCATGGAAAAAGCGGAAAATGTTTTCGTCCTTGCCTCCGATTTCGGATGGTCGGACCTGGGAACCTGGGGATCGCTGTATGAACAGCGGCCAAAGGATGAACAGGGTAATTCCGTCATCGGCGACCAGGTGATGACCTACGATACAAAAAATTGCGTCATCCATATGCCTTCGGATAAACTGGCCGTGATCCAGGGACTGGAAGATTATATCGTCGTCGAATCAGAGGGCATTCTGCTGATCTGCCGCAAATCCGATGAGCAGATGATCCGTCAGTTTGTGAACGACGTTCGTGAGAACAAAGGTGAAAAGTATTTCTAA
- a CDS encoding ABC transporter permease, with amino-acid sequence MHQVFKRPEKFRIFHQQTVKEVESIGLESLWIVSIISVFMGAVATIQMAFNIDTPLIPKFTIGFATRQTVVLEFSPTMISLILAGKVGSRIASEIGTMRVTEQIDALEIMGVNPANHLILPKIAASIFINPILIIISMVLALLGGWLVGISTNLVTTTDYILGLRAFYQSSDIAYALIKTGVFAFLITSISGFYGYRTRGGAEDVGKASTKAVVQSSIFIILFNLILTQLLLND; translated from the coding sequence ATGCATCAGGTTTTTAAAAGGCCTGAAAAATTCCGGATCTTTCACCAGCAAACGGTCAAGGAGGTGGAGAGCATCGGACTTGAATCACTCTGGATCGTTTCGATCATTTCAGTATTCATGGGTGCTGTTGCCACGATCCAGATGGCCTTTAACATTGACACTCCGCTGATCCCGAAGTTCACCATTGGATTTGCCACGCGTCAGACCGTTGTCCTTGAATTTTCTCCCACGATGATCAGCCTGATCCTGGCGGGAAAGGTCGGCTCACGGATTGCCTCTGAGATCGGAACGATGAGGGTCACCGAACAGATCGATGCCCTGGAGATCATGGGGGTCAACCCGGCAAATCACCTCATCCTTCCCAAAATTGCAGCCTCCATTTTCATCAATCCCATCCTGATCATCATCAGCATGGTACTGGCTCTTCTCGGGGGCTGGCTCGTGGGGATCTCCACCAATCTGGTGACCACTACGGATTATATTCTCGGACTCCGGGCGTTTTACCAATCCTCTGATATTGCCTATGCTTTGATCAAAACGGGTGTTTTTGCATTTTTGATTACTTCCATTTCCGGATTTTACGGATACAGAACCCGGGGCGGAGCCGAAGATGTAGGGAAAGCCAGCACAAAAGCCGTAGTGCAAAGCAGCATTTTCATCATTCTGTTCAATCTCATCCTGACCCAGCTGTTGTTGAATGATTGA
- a CDS encoding ATP-binding cassette domain-containing protein: protein MIEVNHISKSFNGNQVLFDITTRFTKGRNNLIIGRSGSGKTVLLKCIIGLYTIDDGDILYEDKSLMAMDFESRKNLRKEFGTLFQGGALFSSLNVEENVMFPLTMNTDMGNKEKLDRVNFCLQRVRLENANKLYPSQLSGGMTKRVAIARAIALNPRYLFCDEPNSGLDPSTANVIDKLINEITEEYQITTIVNTHDMNSVMEIGDQVAFIHEGHLWWEGSRDDILQSDNKELNDFVFATELTRKLKR from the coding sequence ATGATTGAAGTTAATCATATATCCAAGTCCTTCAACGGGAATCAGGTACTTTTTGACATTACTACCCGGTTCACAAAAGGAAGGAATAACCTGATCATCGGCAGGAGCGGTTCGGGCAAGACCGTCCTGCTAAAGTGCATCATTGGGCTGTACACTATTGATGATGGGGACATTCTCTATGAGGACAAGAGCCTGATGGCCATGGATTTTGAAAGCAGGAAGAATCTGCGGAAGGAGTTTGGCACCCTGTTCCAGGGCGGTGCTTTGTTCAGCTCATTGAACGTTGAGGAGAACGTGATGTTCCCCCTGACCATGAATACGGATATGGGGAATAAGGAAAAACTCGACCGGGTCAATTTTTGCCTGCAGCGCGTCCGGCTCGAAAATGCCAATAAGCTGTATCCGTCGCAGCTCAGTGGCGGGATGACCAAGCGTGTCGCCATTGCACGGGCCATCGCCCTGAATCCAAGGTATCTTTTCTGTGATGAACCCAACTCCGGACTGGATCCCAGTACAGCCAATGTCATCGATAAGCTTATCAATGAGATCACCGAAGAATACCAGATCACAACCATTGTCAATACGCATGACATGAATTCAGTGATGGAGATCGGTGATCAGGTGGCCTTTATCCACGAGGGACACCTCTGGTGGGAAGGGAGCAGGGACGACATTCTCCAGTCAGACAACAAGGAGTTGAACGATTTTGTATTTGCCACCGAGCTTACCAGGAAATTAAAAAGATAA
- a CDS encoding CvpA family protein has translation MNALDFILIVPLLFMAYRGYSKGLIISLATLAALILGIWAGIRFSGAASGYVGQIIHADEKYLPAITFMVIFILILVVVHLFGKMLEKLADLVALGWINKLLGGLFGAAKAVLLLSVLLYLITTFDRNEKLITPGVKENSFLYQPVASIVPLLLPFFHLDKLKLNHLQEKDIIADSGFMPL, from the coding sequence ATGAATGCGCTGGACTTCATCCTGATCGTTCCGCTGCTTTTCATGGCTTACCGTGGGTATTCAAAGGGCCTGATCATCAGCCTGGCTACCCTTGCTGCGCTCATACTGGGGATCTGGGCGGGTATCCGGTTCAGCGGGGCAGCCTCCGGCTATGTAGGTCAGATCATCCATGCGGATGAGAAGTACCTGCCCGCCATAACTTTTATGGTCATTTTCATTCTGATCCTGGTAGTCGTTCACCTTTTTGGCAAAATGCTTGAAAAACTTGCTGATCTGGTGGCCCTCGGCTGGATCAACAAGCTCCTGGGAGGTCTGTTTGGCGCTGCCAAGGCAGTTCTTTTACTGAGTGTCCTGCTTTATCTCATCACGACTTTTGACAGGAATGAGAAGCTGATCACCCCGGGGGTGAAAGAGAATTCCTTTCTTTATCAGCCGGTTGCTTCGATCGTTCCGCTGTTGCTACCGTTCTTTCATCTTGATAAGCTGAAATTAAACCATCTGCAGGAAAAGGACATCATTGCCGACAGCGGATTTATGCCCCTATAG
- a CDS encoding phosphoglycerate kinase produces the protein MKTVENFDFKDKKALVRVDFNVPLNDLFQITDTMRIDAAVPTLRKILDDGGAIIVMSHLGRPKEGPEEKFSLKHLTGYLSQVLHTRVQFADDCVGEQAAEKAASLRPGDVLLLENLRFHKEETKGDTAFAGKLARLGDVYVNDAFGSAHRAHASTAVIASFFPEKKMFGYLMANEVENINKVLVSSRHPFTAILGGAKVSGKIEIIHHLMDKVDNLIIGGGMMFTFIKAQGGLIGNSLVEDELLDVAKAALYRAKELGVNLMIPVDAVAASEFNNDAPRKIVQADRIPEGWMGLDIGPETRKIFAEIIQDSSTILWNGPMGVFEMSNFEAGTRFIAETVASATQKGAFSLIGGGDSVAAINKYHLAGKVSYVSTGGGAMLEAMEGKMLPGVAAIGA, from the coding sequence ATGAAGACGGTCGAAAATTTTGATTTCAAAGACAAGAAAGCGCTGGTGCGTGTTGATTTCAATGTACCGCTCAACGATCTGTTCCAGATCACGGATACGATGCGCATCGATGCTGCTGTTCCCACACTGCGGAAAATCCTTGACGACGGCGGAGCCATCATTGTCATGTCGCACCTGGGCCGGCCAAAAGAAGGTCCGGAGGAAAAATTTTCCCTGAAGCATCTGACAGGCTATCTTTCACAGGTTCTTCACACCCGGGTTCAGTTTGCGGATGACTGCGTTGGTGAGCAGGCTGCTGAAAAAGCCGCCAGCCTCCGGCCGGGTGATGTCCTGCTGCTGGAGAACCTTCGGTTTCATAAAGAAGAAACCAAAGGAGACACAGCGTTTGCCGGTAAACTGGCCAGGCTTGGTGATGTTTATGTGAACGATGCGTTCGGTTCAGCCCACCGGGCACATGCTTCCACCGCCGTCATTGCCAGTTTCTTCCCTGAAAAGAAAATGTTCGGATACCTGATGGCGAATGAAGTGGAGAACATCAACAAAGTCCTGGTCTCGTCAAGGCATCCCTTTACGGCCATTCTGGGAGGCGCAAAAGTTTCGGGCAAGATCGAGATCATCCATCATTTGATGGATAAGGTGGATAACCTGATCATCGGGGGTGGAATGATGTTCACGTTCATCAAGGCCCAAGGGGGCCTGATCGGGAATTCGCTGGTGGAGGACGAACTGCTGGATGTGGCCAAAGCTGCCCTCTACAGGGCGAAGGAGCTGGGCGTGAACCTGATGATTCCCGTGGATGCGGTTGCAGCAAGCGAATTCAACAATGATGCCCCCCGGAAAATCGTCCAGGCCGACCGGATACCGGAGGGATGGATGGGCTTGGATATCGGGCCCGAAACCAGGAAGATCTTCGCTGAGATCATACAGGACTCCTCAACCATTCTGTGGAATGGCCCCATGGGAGTTTTTGAAATGTCAAATTTCGAAGCAGGGACAAGATTCATTGCAGAAACGGTCGCTTCCGCCACGCAAAAAGGTGCTTTCAGCCTGATCGGCGGCGGGGATTCCGTTGCGGCCATCAACAAATACCACCTTGCCGGTAAAGTGAGTTACGTATCCACCGGTGGCGGTGCCATGCTGGAAGCTATGGAGGGGAAAATGCTGCCAGGCGTGGCGGCTATAGGGGCATAA
- a CDS encoding methionine aminotransferase, giving the protein MKRYQGNLVSKLPQTGTSIFAVMTQMAKEYKAINLSQGFPDFPIQGSLIDLVSKYMKLGYNQYAPMEGVPELREMIAHKVKKIYRTAYHPDKEITITAGATQALYTAISAFVKDEDEVIVFEPAYDSYAPSVKLNGGMIKYSELVYPDFHIDWEKLPQLISSRTKMIILNSPHNPTGAVIKPDDLLKLEKLIKNRDILILSDEVYEHLIFDGIRHESICLYPELASRTLVVGSFGKIFQTTGWKIGYVLAPEELMTEFRKVHQFIVFTCNSPVQYAFAEFLKDENNYKHLSEFFQAKRDYFVNLVSGSRFEVIPSYGTYFQLLDYGKISDEKDRLFAERLIHENGIASIPVSSFYHNQTDHKVLRFCFAKTDETLEKAAKILCKI; this is encoded by the coding sequence ATGAAGCGGTATCAGGGCAATCTTGTTTCCAAACTTCCTCAGACCGGTACATCCATCTTTGCCGTCATGACCCAAATGGCTAAGGAGTACAAGGCGATCAATCTTTCCCAGGGTTTTCCTGATTTTCCCATCCAGGGATCCTTGATCGACCTGGTGAGTAAATATATGAAACTCGGCTACAACCAGTATGCCCCGATGGAAGGTGTGCCCGAACTCAGGGAGATGATTGCCCATAAGGTAAAGAAGATCTACCGCACGGCGTATCATCCCGACAAGGAGATCACGATCACCGCAGGGGCTACCCAGGCTCTGTATACGGCCATTTCCGCCTTTGTGAAAGATGAGGATGAAGTGATTGTCTTTGAACCAGCTTACGATTCCTATGCTCCTTCGGTTAAGTTGAACGGCGGCATGATCAAATATTCGGAACTGGTCTACCCTGATTTTCACATCGACTGGGAAAAGCTTCCACAGCTGATCAGCTCCCGCACGAAGATGATCATTCTTAATTCTCCCCATAATCCTACAGGAGCCGTCATTAAGCCGGATGACCTGCTTAAACTTGAAAAACTCATCAAGAACAGGGATATCCTCATCCTCAGTGATGAGGTATACGAACATCTTATTTTTGATGGCATCCGGCACGAAAGCATCTGCCTGTACCCGGAACTTGCATCACGGACCCTGGTGGTGGGATCATTCGGAAAGATTTTTCAGACAACCGGGTGGAAGATCGGGTACGTTCTGGCTCCGGAAGAGCTGATGACCGAGTTCAGAAAAGTGCACCAGTTCATTGTTTTTACCTGCAACTCGCCTGTTCAGTATGCCTTTGCTGAATTTTTAAAGGATGAAAATAACTATAAGCATCTTTCGGAATTTTTTCAGGCCAAAAGGGATTATTTTGTGAACCTGGTCAGCGGTAGCCGCTTTGAAGTCATTCCATCCTACGGTACCTATTTTCAGCTTCTGGATTATGGAAAGATATCCGATGAAAAGGACAGGCTGTTTGCTGAAAGGCTGATTCATGAAAATGGCATTGCCTCCATTCCGGTTTCGTCATTCTATCACAATCAGACCGACCATAAAGTTCTCAGGTTTTGCTTTGCCAAGACAGACGAGACCCTTGAAAAAGCAGCAAAGATCCTATGCAAGATATAA